One Novosphingobium sp. G106 DNA segment encodes these proteins:
- a CDS encoding vgr related protein, which produces MTACPVGGERPLTAGERALVRSVFGDAIDCDRVRIKRRRWHPLQPARITMAPTGHLHFPPGSPAYCEDFGMAELGRQGLFVHEMTHVWQTQQRGKFYLPLMRHPFCRYDYVLEPGRPLDRYGIEQQAEIVRHAFLLEQGGAVAEAAPLASYRAIMPFKPQS; this is translated from the coding sequence CTGACAGCCTGCCCGGTCGGTGGCGAACGCCCGCTGACCGCGGGCGAGCGGGCGCTGGTTCGCTCGGTCTTCGGCGATGCGATCGATTGCGATCGGGTCCGGATCAAGCGGCGGCGCTGGCATCCGTTACAGCCGGCGCGGATCACCATGGCGCCGACGGGCCATCTCCATTTCCCGCCGGGCTCGCCCGCCTATTGCGAGGATTTCGGCATGGCCGAACTCGGCCGACAAGGGCTGTTCGTTCACGAGATGACGCATGTCTGGCAGACACAGCAGCGCGGCAAGTTCTATCTGCCGCTGATGCGGCATCCGTTCTGCCGTTATGACTATGTCCTCGAACCGGGCCGGCCGCTGGATCGTTATGGGATCGAGCAGCAGGCCGAGATCGTTCGTCACGCCTTTTTGCTCGAACAGGGCGGGGCCGTTGCCGAAGCTGCGCCCCTCGCGTCATATCGCGCGATCATGCCGTTCAAGCCTCAATCGTAA
- a CDS encoding copper chaperone PCu(A)C, translated as MNLATFKPRATLVLAALSLAACQQNKAPQAPATTAAAPNEAAPDAKPGITVSGGVLVLPAVKGNPGAAYFDLSNGGPAVSAVAAISIDGAGKAEMHETSGGSMAPLKELSVKPGETVKFARGGKHVMVFDIAETVKPGGTVEMTLTFAGGDKVSAPLKVQSVTDAMSGDMAGMDPGSKN; from the coding sequence GTGAATCTCGCCACTTTCAAACCCCGCGCCACCCTCGTCCTTGCCGCGCTATCGCTCGCAGCCTGCCAGCAGAACAAAGCGCCGCAAGCGCCGGCGACCACCGCTGCTGCGCCAAACGAGGCTGCGCCAGACGCCAAGCCGGGGATCACGGTCAGCGGCGGCGTGCTGGTCCTGCCGGCGGTCAAGGGCAACCCGGGCGCCGCCTATTTCGATCTGAGCAATGGCGGTCCGGCGGTTTCCGCCGTGGCCGCGATCTCGATCGACGGTGCCGGCAAGGCCGAGATGCACGAGACGTCGGGCGGCTCGATGGCGCCGCTGAAGGAACTAAGCGTGAAGCCGGGCGAGACGGTGAAGTTCGCCCGCGGCGGCAAGCACGTCATGGTCTTCGACATCGCCGAGACGGTGAAGCCCGGGGGAACCGTCGAGATGACGCTGACCTTCGCCGGCGGCGACAAGGTCTCGGCACCACTCAAGGTTCAATCGGTGACCGATGCCATGAGCGGCGACATGGCGGGCATGGACCCAGGGAGCAAAAACTGA
- the dnaK gene encoding molecular chaperone DnaK translates to MAKVIGIDLGTTNSCVAVMDGGKPKVIENAEGARTTPSIVAFTKDGERLIGQPAKRQAVTNGDNTIFAVKRLIGRRFDDPVTKKDTELVPYTIVKGKNGDAWVQAGGEDYSPSQISAFILQKMKETAESYLGETVTQAVITVPAYFNDAQRQATKDAGQIAGLEVLRIINEPTAAALAYGLEKNDGKTIAVYDLGGGTFDVSILEIGDGVFEVKSTNGDTFLGGEDFDSKLVEWLADKFKAKENMDLKTDKLALQRLKEAAEKAKIELSSTASTEINLPFITARMEGGSTTPLHLVETVTRSDLEKMVADLIERTKEPMRKALVDAGLKAADIDEVVLVGGMTRMPKVREVVKDFFGKEPHTGVNPDEVVAMGAAIQAGVLQGDVKDVLLLDVTPLSLGIETLGGVFTRMIDRNTTIPTKKSQVYSTAEDNQQAVTIRVFQGEREMAADNKILGQFDLLGIPPARRGVPQIEVTFDIDANGIVNVSAKDKGTGKEQQIRIQASGGLSDSDIDQMVRDAEKFAEEDKKRREAAEARNNADSLVHATERQLEENGEKIDAGLKGEVEAAIAATKMAIESGDAAEMTAKAQALTDVAMKMGQAIYEKEQAAGASPGAEAPAGDDDVVDAEFSEVDENKG, encoded by the coding sequence ATGGCTAAAGTTATCGGTATCGACCTCGGGACCACCAACAGCTGCGTCGCCGTGATGGACGGCGGCAAGCCCAAGGTCATCGAGAATGCCGAAGGCGCGCGTACGACGCCTTCGATCGTCGCCTTCACCAAGGATGGCGAACGCCTGATCGGTCAGCCGGCCAAGCGCCAGGCCGTGACCAACGGCGACAACACGATTTTTGCGGTGAAGCGCCTTATCGGCCGCCGCTTCGACGATCCGGTGACCAAGAAGGACACCGAGCTCGTCCCTTACACGATCGTCAAGGGCAAGAACGGCGACGCCTGGGTCCAGGCCGGCGGCGAAGACTATTCGCCCAGCCAGATCTCGGCCTTCATCCTCCAGAAGATGAAGGAAACTGCCGAGAGCTATCTCGGCGAGACCGTGACGCAGGCCGTCATCACCGTGCCGGCCTACTTCAACGACGCGCAGCGCCAGGCGACCAAGGACGCCGGCCAGATCGCCGGCCTCGAAGTGCTGCGCATCATCAACGAGCCGACCGCGGCGGCGCTGGCCTATGGCCTCGAGAAGAACGACGGCAAGACCATCGCGGTCTATGACCTCGGCGGCGGCACTTTCGACGTCTCGATCCTCGAGATCGGCGACGGCGTGTTCGAAGTGAAGTCGACCAACGGCGACACCTTCCTCGGCGGCGAGGACTTCGACTCCAAGCTGGTCGAATGGCTGGCGGACAAGTTCAAGGCCAAGGAGAACATGGACCTGAAGACCGACAAGCTCGCTCTTCAGCGCCTGAAGGAAGCCGCCGAGAAGGCCAAGATCGAGCTGTCGAGCACGGCCTCGACCGAGATCAACCTGCCCTTCATCACCGCGCGCATGGAAGGCGGCAGCACCACGCCGCTGCACCTCGTCGAAACGGTGACCCGTTCGGACCTCGAGAAGATGGTCGCCGACCTGATCGAGCGCACCAAGGAGCCGATGCGCAAGGCGCTGGTCGATGCCGGCCTCAAGGCCGCTGACATCGACGAGGTCGTCCTCGTCGGCGGCATGACGCGCATGCCCAAGGTCCGCGAAGTCGTGAAGGACTTCTTCGGCAAGGAACCGCACACGGGCGTCAACCCCGACGAAGTCGTCGCCATGGGCGCGGCGATCCAGGCGGGCGTGCTCCAGGGTGACGTCAAGGACGTGCTGCTGCTCGACGTGACCCCGCTGAGCCTCGGCATCGAGACGCTGGGCGGCGTGTTCACTCGCATGATCGACCGCAACACGACGATCCCGACCAAGAAGAGCCAGGTCTACTCGACCGCCGAGGACAACCAGCAGGCGGTGACCATACGCGTGTTCCAGGGCGAGCGCGAAATGGCCGCGGACAACAAGATCCTCGGCCAGTTCGACCTGCTCGGCATCCCGCCGGCGCGTCGCGGCGTGCCGCAGATCGAGGTGACCTTCGACATCGACGCCAACGGCATCGTCAACGTCAGCGCCAAGGACAAGGGCACGGGCAAGGAACAGCAGATCCGCATCCAGGCCTCGGGCGGCCTTTCGGACAGCGACATCGACCAGATGGTCCGTGACGCCGAGAAGTTCGCCGAAGAGGACAAGAAGCGGCGCGAAGCGGCCGAGGCGCGCAATAACGCCGACAGCCTGGTCCACGCGACCGAGCGCCAGCTCGAGGAGAACGGCGAAAAGATCGACGCCGGGCTCAAGGGCGAAGTCGAGGCCGCCATCGCCGCGACCAAGATGGCTATCGAAAGCGGCGATGCCGCGGAGATGACCGCCAAGGCCCAGGCCCTGACCGACGTCGCGATGAAGATGGGTCAGGCCATCTACGAGAAGGAGCAGGCCGCGGGTGCTTCCCCGGGCGCCGAGGCTCCGGCCGGTGACGATGACGTCGTCGACGCCGAGTTCTCGGAAGTGGACGAAAACAAGGGCTGA
- the dnaJ gene encoding molecular chaperone DnaJ encodes MASVEADFYELLEVERTADDSTIKSSYRKLAMKYHPDKNPGCQDSEARFKAISQAYDCLKDPQKRAAYDRFGHEAFQNGGGGNAGAQGFGDFGDIFESIFGSAFGGGGRQQARRGADLRYDMEISLDEAFHGKKAEIEIEVSQLCEPCNGQGAEPGTGTRRCNMCGGHGKVRSQQGFFMVERTCPTCHGRGEVIEKPCRACGGEGRVDQAQTLEVQVPPGVDSGTRIRVSGKGEAGPFGAPPGDLYIFLHVKRHKMFEREGTTLITRVPITFTTAALGGDVEIPGLDGQCHKIDIPAGIQSGKQLRKRGAGMPVLQGRGHGDLVVEIAVETPTKLSARQKELLRELQATETGDECPGSKGFFERLKEAWNDLTD; translated from the coding sequence ATGGCTAGCGTCGAAGCCGATTTTTACGAGTTGCTGGAGGTCGAGCGTACGGCCGACGATTCGACGATCAAGTCGTCGTACCGCAAGCTCGCAATGAAATATCATCCGGACAAGAACCCGGGCTGCCAGGATTCGGAAGCGCGTTTCAAGGCGATCAGCCAGGCCTACGATTGCCTGAAGGATCCACAGAAGCGCGCCGCTTATGATCGCTTCGGCCACGAGGCGTTCCAGAATGGCGGCGGCGGAAATGCCGGCGCCCAGGGCTTCGGCGATTTCGGCGACATCTTCGAATCGATCTTCGGCAGCGCCTTCGGTGGCGGCGGTCGCCAGCAGGCGCGCCGCGGTGCCGACCTGCGCTATGACATGGAAATCAGCCTCGACGAGGCCTTCCACGGCAAGAAGGCCGAGATCGAGATCGAGGTCTCGCAGCTCTGCGAACCCTGCAACGGCCAGGGCGCCGAGCCGGGCACCGGCACGCGCCGCTGCAACATGTGCGGTGGCCACGGCAAGGTCCGCTCGCAGCAGGGCTTCTTCATGGTCGAGCGTACCTGCCCGACCTGCCACGGCCGCGGCGAAGTGATCGAGAAGCCTTGCCGCGCCTGCGGCGGGGAAGGGCGAGTCGACCAAGCCCAGACGCTCGAAGTCCAGGTGCCGCCGGGCGTCGATTCCGGCACCCGCATCCGCGTCTCCGGCAAGGGCGAGGCGGGACCGTTCGGTGCGCCTCCGGGCGACCTCTACATCTTCCTCCACGTCAAGCGGCACAAGATGTTCGAGCGCGAGGGGACGACCCTGATCACCCGTGTGCCGATCACCTTTACCACCGCCGCGCTCGGCGGCGACGTGGAGATCCCCGGCCTCGACGGCCAGTGCCACAAGATCGACATTCCGGCCGGCATCCAGTCGGGCAAGCAGCTGCGCAAGCGCGGCGCCGGCATGCCTGTGCTCCAGGGCCGCGGGCACGGCGACCTCGTCGTCGAGATCGCGGTCGAGACGCCGACCAAGCTCAGCGCCCGCCAGAAGGAACTGCTGCGCGAGTTGCAGGCGACCGAGACGGGCGACGAATGCCCCGGCTCCAAGGGGTTCTTCGAAAGGCTCAAGGAAGCCTGGAACGACCTGACCGACTAG
- a CDS encoding LysR family transcriptional regulator, giving the protein MKQNYTVRHGALEGVEAFLVVARLRSFRRAANELGVTPSAVSQTVRSLEARLGAALFTRTTRSVGLTEAGQRFFDRAAPAFAELVAAGELARDLGQRPTGLLRLSVPRGVVPLILEPVIGSFTQAYPEIELEIAASEEMVDLAAGGFDAGIRFGQFIAPDMVAVRLTPPFPFVVVASPDYVARHGRPGKVADLNGHACLRIRRSNGAIAHWSFVEGDERIDVAVSGPLIAHDYPTLLGAAIRGVGLAQVPGPLVRAPIAEGTLESMLNDQAVMTPGVFLYHPGRRQMLPKLRAFIDHIKSAA; this is encoded by the coding sequence GTGAAGCAGAACTACACAGTAAGGCATGGTGCGCTGGAAGGCGTCGAGGCTTTCCTTGTTGTTGCCCGGCTCCGCAGCTTTCGGCGTGCTGCCAATGAGCTAGGCGTGACACCCTCCGCGGTAAGCCAGACGGTCCGCAGTCTCGAAGCACGGTTGGGCGCGGCGCTTTTCACGCGCACGACGCGAAGCGTCGGTTTGACCGAAGCCGGACAGCGTTTCTTCGACCGCGCCGCGCCCGCTTTCGCCGAACTCGTTGCCGCCGGGGAACTGGCTCGCGATCTTGGTCAGCGTCCCACCGGATTGCTCCGTCTTTCCGTGCCGCGAGGTGTCGTGCCGCTGATCCTTGAGCCCGTGATCGGGTCGTTTACCCAGGCCTATCCGGAGATAGAACTGGAGATTGCCGCGAGCGAGGAGATGGTCGATCTCGCGGCGGGCGGGTTCGATGCCGGAATCCGCTTTGGCCAGTTCATAGCACCTGACATGGTGGCGGTTCGGCTCACGCCGCCCTTTCCCTTCGTCGTCGTTGCCAGCCCGGACTATGTCGCACGCCATGGTCGCCCGGGAAAAGTGGCGGATCTGAACGGGCACGCCTGTTTGCGCATTCGCCGTTCGAACGGCGCGATCGCCCACTGGTCCTTCGTGGAAGGCGATGAACGGATCGACGTGGCGGTCTCGGGGCCGCTGATCGCCCATGACTACCCGACGCTGCTTGGCGCGGCGATCCGGGGCGTGGGCCTGGCGCAGGTGCCGGGGCCGCTAGTCCGTGCGCCGATCGCCGAAGGAACGCTCGAATCCATGCTCAATGACCAGGCCGTCATGACGCCGGGCGTATTCCTGTATCATCCGGGCAGGCGACAGATGCTTCCCAAGCTCCGGGCCTTCATCGACCATATCAAATCCGCGGCCTGA